The following proteins come from a genomic window of Pocillopora verrucosa isolate sample1 chromosome 6, ASM3666991v2, whole genome shotgun sequence:
- the LOC131784741 gene encoding TNF receptor-associated factor 5-like: MDNITPITNYPKDYECQVCDTLMLEPIILPDCGHTFCKTCISRVQQNPTTSHCPLCKKPIWSSTQLKTNFTLKKLVEKIEVKCTACIERGSIEVVARHTCPDALISCSNRGCQRSIKRKDEPTPKEECLYAVISCEQCHQNTTVANKELHLEKTCPRREIRCLLKCRKRPRRMELQTHLLVFEERQRQCKVNGCHFAGNFREMEQHNKEQAEKHVSLLTEMGEKLLDVLLIKDTNDLNKTKMALGGFCWSIFNVKQMAADMLQAGNTAEPMASGVYEF; encoded by the exons ATGGATAACATTACACCGATAACTAACTATCCAAAGGACTACGAATGTCAAGTATG TGATACCCTGATGCTGGAGCCAATTATTTTGCCTGACTGCGGGCACACGTTCTGTAAAACGTGTATTAGCAGGGTGCAACAAAACCCAACTACCAGCCATTGCCCCCTTTGTAAAAAGCCCATATGGAGTTCCACACAGCTGAAGACAAACTTCACCCTCAAAAAGCTGGTGGAGAAGATTGAGGTAAAATGCACAGCGTGCATCGAGAGGGGGAGCATCGAAGTGGTAGCACGACACACCTGCCCCGATGCCCTCATATCCTGTTCGAATAGGGGCTGCCAACGCAGTATCAAAAGAAAGGACGAGCCGACTCCTAAGGAGGAATGTCTCTACGCAGTCATCTCATGTGAACAATGCCACCAAAATACCACAGTGGCCAACAAGGAACTTCATCTTGAGAAGACTTGCCCAAGGAGAGAAATCCGTTGCCTTCTAAAATGCAGGAAGCGTCCGAGAAG GATGGAGTTGCAAACCCATCTGCTTGTATTCGAGGAGAGGCAGCGACAATGTAAAGTCAATGGATGCCATTTTGCTGGGAATTTTAGGGAGATGGAGCAACATAACAAGGAGCAAGCAGAAAAGCACGTGTCACTGCTGACAGAGATGGGTGAAAAGCTCTTAGACGTATTACTTATAAAG GACACGAATGActtaaacaagacaaaaatGGCACTCGGAGGTTTCTGTTGGTCCATCTTTAACGTCAAACAAATGGCAGCAGATATGCTACAAGCCGGAAACACTGCAGAACCGATGGCCAGCGGAGTTTACGAATTTTAA